A single Notoacmeibacter ruber DNA region contains:
- a CDS encoding MBL fold metallo-hydrolase yields the protein MKFDRDFEPHHGEAVPVADKVLRVTCANVSPFTFQGTNSYVVGERSVAVIDPGPMDEVHLERLVKAIDGRPVSHILVSHTHRDHSPLAQPLQQRVGGEIVAEGPHRAARDLTVGEENKLDASGDHDFQPDRMIAGGEAIETDEFTLTAIHTPGHMANHLCFALEGTGTVFSADHVMAWSTTIVAPPDGDMNAYMASLDRLMERQGDEVYFPGHGGPVTKPAAFLRGLKTHRKMREAAILKRLAAGDHTIPSMVATIYRDIDPRLHGAASLNVFAHLEALIERGAVRTDDAAPRLDSIYHQA from the coding sequence ATGAAGTTTGACCGCGATTTCGAGCCTCACCATGGAGAGGCCGTCCCCGTTGCAGACAAGGTCTTGCGCGTCACCTGCGCCAACGTCTCGCCCTTTACCTTTCAGGGAACAAACTCGTATGTGGTCGGCGAGAGGTCGGTGGCTGTCATTGATCCGGGACCAATGGACGAGGTTCATCTGGAGCGGCTCGTCAAAGCCATCGACGGTCGGCCGGTCAGCCACATTCTGGTCAGCCATACCCACCGGGACCACTCGCCTCTCGCACAGCCATTACAGCAGCGGGTCGGAGGCGAGATCGTCGCGGAAGGCCCGCATCGGGCCGCGCGGGACCTGACTGTCGGTGAAGAGAACAAGCTCGATGCCTCCGGCGATCATGACTTTCAACCGGACCGCATGATCGCCGGTGGTGAAGCGATCGAGACGGACGAGTTCACACTGACTGCGATCCACACGCCGGGCCACATGGCTAATCACCTCTGTTTCGCTTTGGAGGGGACCGGGACTGTATTCTCCGCCGATCACGTGATGGCGTGGTCGACCACGATCGTCGCGCCACCCGACGGCGACATGAACGCTTATATGGCCTCGCTCGACCGGCTGATGGAGCGGCAGGGTGACGAAGTCTATTTCCCAGGCCATGGTGGGCCGGTTACAAAACCGGCTGCTTTTCTTCGCGGGCTGAAAACGCATCGGAAAATGAGAGAGGCCGCCATACTCAAACGGCTCGCTGCCGGCGACCACACGATCCCCTCAATGGTCGCCACCATCTATCGCGACATCGACCCTCGCCTGCACGGTGCGGCCAGCCTCAATGTCTTTGCCCATCTGGAAGCCTTGATCGAACGCGGCGCGGTACGGACGGATGACGCCGCGCCACGTCTCGACAGTATTTATCATCAGGCTTGA
- a CDS encoding 3-(methylthio)propionyl-CoA ligase produces MLGLMQKWPLTCDRIIDHAARQFGNREIVSRSVEGPIVRTTYGQVAERARKVARKLTDEGLERGARIGTLAWNTARHLEVWYGAMGMGGVYHTLNPRLFPDQIAWIVNHAEDSALFVDLTFMPIVEKIASELKTVKTIVVLTDKDHMPESSLDLICYEEWIADAEDGFQWVELDEDEAAGMCYTSGTTGNPKGVLYSHRSNVLHAMIAALPDAMSLSANSVVLPVVPMFHANAWGIGQSGPMTGSKLVMPGAKMDGESIYELLDTEKVTFSAAVPTVWLMLLQYLADTGKKLPYLEKVVIGGSACPPSMIEKFRDLYDVDVIHAWGMTEMSPLGTLGPLKPQFADLPDEQKLEKKSKQGFTPFGIEMKITDDDDNEQPWDGKTFGRLKVRGPAVAKGYYGGAGADQFDDQGWFDTGDVAHIDSDGYMQITDRSKDVIKSGGEWISTIDLENLAVAHPDVAEAAVIGVSHPKWDERPLLVIVPKQGKEIEKDDVLSFMEGKIAKWWMPNDVVFVDEIPHTATGKIQKMTLRDQFSEYSFPDAGND; encoded by the coding sequence ATGCTGGGACTGATGCAAAAATGGCCGCTGACATGCGACCGGATCATCGACCACGCCGCGCGCCAGTTCGGAAATCGCGAGATCGTTTCACGGTCCGTGGAGGGGCCGATCGTCAGAACGACATACGGGCAGGTGGCCGAGCGGGCTCGCAAGGTCGCACGAAAGCTGACGGATGAAGGTCTGGAGAGAGGCGCCAGGATCGGGACGCTGGCCTGGAACACGGCCCGCCACCTTGAGGTCTGGTACGGCGCCATGGGAATGGGAGGCGTTTATCACACCCTCAACCCGCGTCTCTTTCCCGATCAGATCGCATGGATCGTCAATCACGCGGAAGATAGCGCTCTCTTCGTCGACCTGACATTTATGCCGATCGTCGAGAAGATCGCGTCCGAGTTGAAGACCGTAAAGACGATTGTGGTGCTGACGGATAAGGACCACATGCCCGAAAGTTCGCTCGATCTGATCTGCTACGAGGAATGGATCGCTGACGCCGAGGACGGCTTCCAATGGGTAGAGCTGGATGAGGACGAAGCGGCCGGCATGTGCTACACATCCGGCACGACGGGAAACCCGAAGGGCGTCCTCTACTCTCACCGCTCGAACGTCCTCCATGCGATGATCGCGGCCTTGCCGGATGCAATGTCTCTGAGCGCAAATTCCGTCGTCCTGCCTGTTGTGCCGATGTTCCACGCCAATGCCTGGGGTATTGGACAGTCCGGCCCGATGACCGGCTCGAAGCTCGTGATGCCGGGCGCGAAGATGGATGGTGAGAGCATCTATGAATTGCTGGATACCGAAAAGGTGACCTTCTCGGCGGCGGTGCCGACCGTATGGCTGATGCTGCTCCAGTATCTCGCCGATACCGGCAAGAAGTTGCCCTATCTGGAGAAGGTGGTGATCGGCGGCTCGGCCTGTCCGCCATCCATGATCGAGAAATTCCGCGATCTCTACGATGTCGATGTGATCCATGCCTGGGGCATGACGGAGATGAGCCCGCTTGGCACACTGGGGCCGCTGAAGCCGCAATTCGCCGATCTGCCGGATGAACAGAAGCTGGAGAAGAAGAGCAAGCAGGGTTTCACGCCCTTCGGCATCGAGATGAAGATCACCGATGACGACGATAATGAGCAGCCTTGGGACGGTAAGACATTCGGCCGGCTCAAGGTTCGTGGGCCTGCCGTGGCCAAGGGATATTACGGTGGTGCGGGCGCCGACCAGTTCGACGATCAAGGATGGTTCGATACAGGCGATGTCGCTCATATCGACAGTGACGGCTACATGCAGATCACCGACCGCTCGAAGGACGTGATCAAATCCGGTGGCGAGTGGATTTCCACGATCGATCTAGAGAACCTCGCCGTCGCGCATCCCGATGTTGCCGAAGCCGCCGTTATCGGCGTTTCTCATCCCAAATGGGACGAGCGTCCGCTTCTGGTCATCGTTCCCAAACAGGGCAAGGAAATCGAGAAGGACGATGTCCTGTCCTTCATGGAAGGCAAGATCGCCAAATGGTGGATGCCGAACGACGTTGTATTCGTCGACGAAATTCCGCATACGGCGACGGGCAAGATTCAGAAGATGACGCTTCGTGACCAGTTCTCCGAATACAGCTTTCCGGACGCCGGGAACGATTGA
- a CDS encoding sensor domain-containing protein: MKQIRRILAKERSQLRGITSRIRADQFDKQTARELRSERVTALMSNLMPFTVFNTIVMIFIATWFLDRGIDLILYVWGALHIALSAIVIFSKAKRDPGRPYSGSPRTTKKIVTQTILVAACWSVCFYFLIPVSKGEDALILNGLAVGGVILGPTVLHPVPAAALTWLATTTLLNTGAFVLFGGNNMIIASVMNVAFTCVAGLNCLKQADYMTRQFAIRQSLKEKQDMIALLLKEYEDGVRTWPWECDSYGHMTRLPDAMKNLLERFHRSYAWNIRDLANLVEEKTSVSDGVEQQLHINKRIAQILTEPRKFHDYQFPVRLEEGRQIWFSLSGKPTYGNDGAFLGYRGLISDVTETKLAEQKVQFLATHDPLTELPNRNLYSDILNGWIGADRPFACLHIDLDRFKVVNDSLGHGAGDDLLVGVARRLEGCAEKVTSQAVCARIGGDEFLMALPLTKDEAGAVDEEIVAQMAQKIIDCLSQPFELTAGTVTIGASLGYSLFPDDALELADLDNRADLALYRAKSKGRGQFTRYLAGMDRRAQNRKKLEVSLRGAIAGGEIHLVYQPVIELQSGRVKTVEVLSRWKSPSHGFVSPQLFIPLAEESGLIHQIGQWVLEQSCREAASWNDNISLAVNVSAIQILRPDFPETVLRILEETGLDASRLELELTETVLVQEADLALQTIAKLRKNGIRIILDDFGTGYSSLSYLHAFAFDKIKVDRSFIMNLRKDPEKGGSRADALVRGIVSLGQMLEVPVTAEGIEEEWQAEELRKLGCDYGQGYLFSRPVSIAKLRSIIGMSHGFRSSDPTPARSIA, from the coding sequence ATGAAACAGATCAGGCGGATTCTGGCGAAGGAAAGGTCGCAACTACGCGGAATTACATCGCGAATTCGCGCTGACCAGTTCGACAAACAAACCGCTCGAGAGCTTCGTAGCGAGCGCGTCACGGCGCTGATGTCCAACCTTATGCCGTTTACCGTGTTCAACACGATCGTCATGATTTTCATCGCGACATGGTTCCTCGATCGTGGCATCGATCTGATTCTATATGTCTGGGGCGCTCTCCATATCGCTCTCTCGGCAATCGTCATTTTCTCCAAGGCGAAAAGAGATCCTGGACGGCCTTATTCAGGTTCGCCACGGACCACGAAAAAGATTGTGACCCAGACCATTCTGGTGGCGGCCTGCTGGTCTGTATGCTTTTATTTCCTCATTCCCGTTTCGAAAGGCGAGGACGCCCTCATTCTCAACGGACTTGCCGTAGGAGGGGTGATCCTTGGTCCGACGGTATTGCACCCCGTGCCGGCTGCGGCGCTTACCTGGCTCGCAACGACCACCCTGCTCAATACCGGTGCCTTCGTTCTCTTCGGCGGCAACAATATGATTATCGCTTCGGTGATGAATGTCGCGTTCACGTGCGTTGCGGGGCTGAACTGTCTCAAGCAGGCGGATTACATGACCCGCCAGTTCGCGATACGCCAGTCTCTCAAGGAAAAGCAGGACATGATCGCCTTGCTTTTGAAGGAGTACGAAGATGGGGTTCGGACCTGGCCGTGGGAATGTGACAGTTACGGTCATATGACACGGCTTCCGGATGCAATGAAAAACCTTCTGGAGCGGTTTCACCGCTCCTATGCATGGAACATCCGCGACCTTGCCAATCTGGTCGAGGAAAAGACCAGTGTCTCCGATGGAGTGGAGCAGCAGCTCCACATAAACAAGCGTATTGCGCAAATTCTGACCGAGCCGCGAAAGTTTCACGATTATCAGTTTCCGGTTCGCCTGGAAGAGGGGCGACAGATCTGGTTCTCGCTGAGCGGTAAGCCGACCTACGGCAATGATGGCGCCTTTCTGGGCTATCGCGGTTTGATCTCGGATGTGACGGAAACCAAATTGGCGGAACAGAAGGTTCAGTTCCTCGCCACGCACGATCCTCTGACCGAGTTGCCGAACCGCAATCTCTACAGCGATATTCTCAATGGCTGGATCGGCGCGGATCGGCCTTTTGCATGTCTCCATATTGACCTTGACCGCTTCAAGGTCGTCAACGACTCTCTTGGTCACGGTGCCGGCGACGATCTACTCGTGGGGGTGGCCAGGCGCCTTGAGGGTTGCGCGGAAAAGGTAACATCCCAGGCAGTCTGTGCGCGGATCGGTGGCGATGAGTTTCTCATGGCTCTGCCTCTGACCAAAGACGAGGCAGGGGCGGTGGACGAAGAAATCGTCGCGCAGATGGCGCAGAAGATCATCGACTGCCTTTCCCAGCCATTCGAACTGACCGCCGGTACAGTAACCATCGGCGCATCGCTTGGATACTCGCTCTTTCCCGATGATGCGCTGGAACTGGCGGATCTCGACAACCGGGCGGATCTTGCCCTCTACCGTGCCAAAAGCAAGGGAAGGGGACAATTCACGCGATATCTGGCCGGCATGGATCGGCGGGCTCAGAACCGCAAGAAGCTGGAAGTCAGTCTCCGCGGGGCGATCGCCGGTGGAGAGATTCATCTCGTTTATCAGCCGGTCATCGAGCTTCAGAGCGGACGGGTGAAAACAGTCGAGGTCCTTTCTCGCTGGAAGAGCCCCAGCCATGGTTTTGTCAGCCCGCAACTCTTCATCCCGCTGGCGGAGGAAAGCGGCCTGATCCATCAGATCGGGCAATGGGTACTAGAACAGTCCTGCCGCGAAGCAGCCTCTTGGAATGACAACATTTCATTGGCGGTCAACGTTTCCGCCATCCAGATACTCCGCCCCGATTTTCCCGAAACCGTTCTCCGCATTCTTGAGGAGACCGGCTTGGACGCCAGTCGGCTGGAACTGGAACTCACCGAAACCGTCTTGGTGCAAGAGGCGGATCTCGCCCTACAGACGATCGCAAAACTGCGCAAAAATGGCATTCGCATCATTCTGGACGATTTCGGCACCGGCTATTCATCGCTGAGCTATCTGCACGCCTTCGCCTTTGACAAGATCAAGGTGGACCGCTCCTTCATCATGAATCTCAGGAAAGACCCCGAGAAAGGAGGCTCGCGCGCTGACGCTCTCGTCCGGGGGATCGTCAGTCTCGGACAAATGCTGGAGGTCCCGGTGACGGCGGAGGGTATCGAAGAAGAATGGCAAGCTGAGGAATTGAGAAAGCTCGGTTGCGACTACGGCCAAGGATATCTCTTTTCCCGTCCGGTCTCGATCGCAAAACTGCGTTCCATTATCGGCATGTCGCATGGCTTTCGAAGCAGCGACCCGACTCCCGCCCGCTCGATCGCCTGA
- a CDS encoding DUF1499 domain-containing protein — translation MTALGLPSSKVVLPSHPAAGFTHFLARLTAIVALVAGTAHFFGMMAPLSLFWVIGAIVLMLLVSLITAAIAVRAIWREGGTGLGDLASAFLWALPVLVLLSIGALHVVGNPPLTEISTDPAEPPRFLPQEEEPLSLPEIQAQIAAWPDLTGRRYASSPEEVEEALRNVIVANGWYFRGQFGTLDTNGELTLLIEGRAGILLLPTRIAVRITEEGETSYVDMRSRTLVGAHDLGGNGAVINRLFDLLTAELQATVKT, via the coding sequence ATGACAGCGCTCGGCCTGCCGTCATCGAAGGTTGTGCTGCCCTCCCATCCTGCCGCGGGCTTCACGCACTTTCTAGCGCGGCTGACGGCGATCGTCGCGCTCGTCGCCGGCACTGCGCATTTCTTCGGGATGATGGCGCCTCTATCGCTTTTCTGGGTGATCGGCGCGATCGTTCTGATGCTGCTTGTCTCTCTGATCACCGCAGCCATCGCGGTTCGCGCGATCTGGCGGGAGGGCGGAACGGGCCTCGGCGATCTCGCCAGTGCGTTTCTATGGGCTCTGCCCGTTCTGGTTCTTCTCTCCATTGGCGCCCTTCACGTGGTCGGCAATCCGCCATTGACGGAAATTTCCACCGACCCGGCGGAGCCGCCCCGCTTTTTGCCTCAGGAAGAAGAGCCGCTCTCTTTGCCAGAGATCCAAGCCCAGATTGCAGCTTGGCCTGATCTGACGGGGCGCCGATATGCCTCGTCCCCCGAGGAGGTCGAGGAAGCACTGCGCAACGTGATCGTCGCCAACGGGTGGTACTTTCGCGGCCAGTTCGGAACGCTGGATACAAACGGCGAACTGACTCTTCTGATCGAGGGCCGGGCGGGTATCCTGCTGTTACCGACACGAATCGCGGTCCGCATCACCGAAGAGGGCGAAACGAGCTACGTCGACATGCGCAGCCGAACACTCGTCGGAGCCCATGATCTGGGAGGAAATGGCGCTGTCATTAACCGCCTTTTCGACCTGCTGACGGCCGAGTTGCAGGCCACGGTCAAGACCTGA